CCGATAAACCCCCGCTACCATCATCTATCTTATAGTCTACAAGAAGAAAAACGTAATGTTGAACAACAGGCCTTATACAATGATAAGACTAAATATATTTGCTTTTAAAGTTGAAAAGGAGATCAATTTAACTCTCATCTCGCCAATTTATTGCCAAGTAAAGATGGCTCCATAGTCTCACTTCACTTCAAGAGCTAAATTGATTCCATATTTCCAATTCAAGGGTTAAATagcatttatatttttatacataGGGATGAAATTGTttgaactaacgagttcacttcaagatggtataccatggtgcatgttgtttgtagatgatattgtgttggttgatgagacgaaagaaggcgtggagaggaagttggaactatggagacaaactttagaatctagaggctttaagctgagccgaagtaagacagaatatttggagtatatttggagtgtaagtttagcagcgataggagtagggaggcagagacaatcaccctagatgggagagttgttcagacatcggattgctttcggtatttaggatctattatccaaacggatgaagaagtagatggagatgttgctcataggattaaatctggttgggcgaagtggaagagtgctacgggtttcctttgtgaccccggcatgccaaatagattgaagggaaaattctaccgcacggcaatcagatcagcactgttatatggtacggagtgttgggcagtgaaacattgtcacactcataagatgtcgatggcggagatgcgtatgttgagatggatgtgtgatcatacgagaaaggatcgggtgagtaatgaaataattaggacaaaagtaggggttacatctattgagaataaaatgagggaaaaccgactaaggtggtttgaccatgtaagacgaagagcgcttgatagagtggcaaagggatgtagtggtgagaggtaggggaagacctaagcaaacttggaggagggtgatcgagagtgatacgagtgtattggggattgaggaaaatatagcagtggataggaaagagtggagggagagaatttgtgtcgctgacacgacttgatttcacggttttatatgatggttcatgttagccgaccccgaagcatttcgggactaaggctttgttgttgttgttgttggatGAAATTGTTCATAAATGATAAAGTGAGTTTTCGGaatttttttaactaatttaataagaaaaagaaatacatATAAGCTTACTTGGTGTGATTGTGATGGCTGAAATGAGAGGCCCGTAGACACCTCTATCTGGAATTGCAGTAGTACCTTGGCCTGCCCAGTATAAATGGATCTCTAAAGTGGTACTATCAATGGTTACATTTTCAAATACCTCAGTGGTCCCAATACCAACTCCTCCAGCTTTCTCCATTATATTATAATCTTTACGAACAACATTTCCCTGGGTAAAATATGTCAAATGACAACATCAAAAGTTGACAAagcgtaaaaaaaaattaaatttcattACAAAAGATGTATTGATCTAGATTTTACATGTTTAGGGTAACATCAAGTCACTTCTAACTTTAGGAGATTTCTACTTCTTTCTCAAACCAAATAATTCCCTAAGAGGATCCATGGACAGTAAATTTGTCTCTTCAACTTGGCTTATGGACTCAATTTGCCCAAAATGAAGTTTTGGACAATTTAAGCTTCAACTTGGCATTTTTTGACAAATCAGTCCAAAACCACAGATAGACATGTCAATTTTGtactaatttaacaaaaactGACGAGTTATGGACTAAATTAATAAGCAGAGTTTATTTTGGAGCAAATTAACTCTATGAATCGAGTTGAATAGCCAAATTGACCTTTATCCAAGAACTCGATATGGAAGTGCAattcttatttataaaaatGATGCAACTTacttgaattgaaacatcaaaTATGCGTCTTCCAAGGCTGGTAAAAGATTGATTACTAGTATACATAATCTCAGCAAAGTGAAGTTGCACTTTATAGCTAGAGGCCGGCCGCAAACAGAGGGCGTAGTACTTGAGTGAAAGAGGAGCAAGGCGGGCTGTTTGATAAATTTCTCCATCACTTATATTAAGATTAAAATTGTTTTGGGCTATAAAAGGTGCGTCATCTTTGTTCATATACAGTCCAGTACTGCTATATGCCCATTGTTCTGCAAATGGGACAAAGCTGGACGGCCCTCCCCCAGAGCTATCTTCTTGATACTGATTATTCTGGAAGGAAACTCTGGGTCCTCCACAATTTATAAATAAGGAATGATCTGCAAATTTGATCAATTTATTATCTTCACAACGTACTCAGTTTTCTCACTGTGAAAATACATAGTACTGCAAAAAGCACACTCAACATAACATATcggatttggattgaaggaacaaaatggattaatttttctttttgctcAATTCAACCTATTCAGTTTCTAACTTGCAAGTTGATGCAACATTTAACAAAGTATTGAGCTAGGTGAGTCAACGTGCAAGTTCAACTAAATTGGCCCCGAACAAAATAGTTAGAGGATTTTTCAGACGTAAAAGTTAATCCAGACTTATTTATTCTAACCAGTCAAGTTGAGAGTGATTTTTCAGGTGTCGTTAGTgtagaaattattaattttacacTCACGTTCAGGATTTTGAGAACAAGTAAGGCCCTTCTTCATGCACCAAGAAATTCTACAAGATGGCATATATTGACTGTCAATAATCTAATATTTCCAATGTTTTCttctgaagaaaaaaaaagattgagAAATCTTACTCATTGCTTGCAGAAGACGAAAAACTCGAAGCTAAGTTCCTGTTACATGTTATACATAAAGTTGAGTAAATAATACTATACAACagattgaaaaaagaaaaaaaaatagcgATGCTTACAAATAATCACTCTGGCAGCTACGCGAAACAGGAACAGTAAAATTGTTGTAAGATAAATCACTGAAATAATTCAAGTCAAGAATATCAATCACTGAATAACAAGGAAAATGGTTGATTAGGACTTTCAACTTCTGCCTTGTGGTAAATTagtcccaaaataaaaaatttgtataatttagTCTCTTAGCTTGGTATTTTTTGACAAATCaattcaaaataataaattgttTCAATCACAATTTCACATTTGTCTAGAAACAACAAATCATGTACTAACATTTTCGACTTATTTATTggacaaattttattttagggtaaGGCCAAATTGACTTTTTGACCAAATAACAAGAACTGTAAAAACCAGAATCTGTCTAGCAAGATGACTCAATACCGGATGACGACTGATAGTTTCAGATAAAGACTTACTAATTTTTATCATTTCCATTCAATATCCAACCGTGTACTTCTCCAGTGAGTGAATTATTGGTCAGAAACCTACACAGATTAAGTTCACATAGGTAAGTGATTAAAGAATAATGAATACTCaaacaaaatattattttcCACGCATTTTATCCATCGACTAATTACATGTCTTTTAGCTTTTCTGCACTCTGAAGACTGCTCGGAATTGTGCCTGTCAACCTATTGAAAGTAAGGTCTCTGCAGtcaaataaacaaacaaacaaaaggtcATTAAGTTACTTTACTTGTTaatataacatatatatataacatcaCACAAATGCAAAAGCATCTCTTGGAAAGGATTTTGAGCAAACAATCAGTTTGGTCCTTCAGCTTATCTTGTGGTGATTTGCTCAAAATGAAATTGTTTTGTACAATACTGTCCTTCAACtgcaattttttttactaaatagTCCAAAATGATTTGTATTTTAAAGGCAACTTAATACATGTCAAGGAAAAATGAGTCATGTACTAATACGTGCCATTTTGGACATATGTAAAAACAAAATGTTAACTTGAAGTACCAAATTGCACAAGCGTTTATTTTCAAAAGAATTGATACCACAAGTTAGGTTGAGACTTGAGAGGTTAAATTATCCTTTATTCAAGGGAATTCTGTGTGATCAACTTACAAAGTTTCCAATTTGGATAATTCTCCCAGGTACTTTGGGATTGAATCATTGATTAAGCAATTCCTGAGTACTCTGATTCACAAGATATAAAATCAACTCATGATGCACATAAACCCAGTAGTAGTAATAATAAAGTAGAAATTGAACAGTCAAAGTAAACTTACAATAATTCCAAGTTTGCCATAGCCTGAAGATTTGGGATTTTTGAACCTGGTCCACTCAAATCTGATATTCTCCTGACAAATGACATTTATATTCTTTGATTAATTTGTATACATTTTCAAGATTGTAAGTTGTAACAACacgaaaaaaaagtaaataaataataaaataaaataaaaataaaaaagagtgaCTTTTGCTCACAGTTGTTCTAATTTTGTCAAAAGGGAAATGTTAGCAGGAATAGGACCCTCCATAGATGTTCCTTGCAAATCTCTGGAAAATTGAATCAGTTTCTCATGAtgagaaaatgaagaaaatctATCTGGAAAACAAGTATATACTACTAGTACTTACAATCTAGTCAGGTTTGTCCAATTCCCAATAAAATCAGGTATTTTCCCTGAAAGTGTATTCCCATCTATCCGACTGCACCAAGAGTTTCAAGATCATTAATTCCTAATAAATATAACAAAGTAGTAATAATAGTATTGtcataattttattataaaaaaaaagtattgtCATAATTTCATTACTTACAAGTCAGCTAAGTTCTTTATATTACCAAATGTGTCTGGTATAACTCCTGTAAAATTGTTCGCAGAAAGAAGACTACACCAGCAAAAAGTGGCAACAAGTAATAATAAGTGATATAAATAAGAAACAGTTTAATGATATACATAGAGTAGAGCCATTAATATTAGCATATATGggaaaactataaataaaaataaatggcAATCTTACAGTCTTTTCAAGTTTCTCAAATTTCCAAGATTTCTTGGAAGGGGTCCTCCTAGCAGATTATTTTCCAAGACCCTGGAAAGCATCACATTGTAGATGTAAACAAAGCAATATACGTGTAACTCAGTACATGATCTACTCGGTATAAAACTCAGTTTTTCCGTCACTTACAATTCCTCCAGGGTACTTATGTTGGCGATTTCTGGAGGAATCGAACCGTTGAGGCGGTTTCCGAGGAGGGACCTAAGGCATTAAGATTTAAGAATCAGCAGTCACAAATTAATAATATGTGAAATAAAGGACTCACCCGAAATGTTGGGCCCAAAAATACCTCAATAAGAAAGAATTGCCTCACATATTATAGATTTCCAATTTAGCAATTTAGAATGTTTGTAGTTGTCTTTCGGTGATTTATGGTTGCTCCCTATAAAAAGTCATTTAGCTTAGTGGGATATATTCAACACTCCCCCTCACCCTCAATTAATTTGGAGTGTAAAACTAATATAAGCCGGACCAACATTTAGTTCATTTGTTAAGCAATGTAGGATATTTAAcatttttctaaagaaaaagccTAACTCACTTCAAAAGGTACCTCAATAAATGAGGATTGCCTCACACATATAAGGAGTTATTTAGGTTGCTCCTTAAACGATTTGAGATATACTCAACAATATGCAAATAGAAAGTTCCCCTGTActggaaaataaaaaagcaGGCAGGCAACTTACAATTTCCGAAGATTAGGGAGCTGAGCAAGTCTTGTCGGAATTGTTCCATACAGATAGTTGCGACTAAGATCACTGTATGTTGATGAAACATTTATCTCTTAAGAATAATCATTGTTGAAAACAAAGCTAAATTATACAGAAATTAAACAAGCAAAGATCGAACACAAGGATTTGTTAACGAAGTTCGGCAGTTTTGAATTGCCTACGTCTCCGGGAGCTATGAGCGGTTTTCTTATTGATCGAGTAACCGAAAGATACAGTTTTTACATGTATTTATAATGCGATTAGAAATTACCGAAATACCCCTAGCCCCTTTGATATTATGAGCCATATACAACAATCACTTACATTAACATGTGTAGTAAATATTGGAATTGCTCTACAAGAACTTAAAGAGAGAATGAATCACTTACATTTCAACCAAATGAGAAAGATTTCCAAACTCAGGTGGTATTGCTCCGCTCAAGCTGAATCCCTTCATTAGGCTGTCAAAGAAATTGtatgttttaatatttatatataaaaatgaaaaatgaaaggcATTTTACGAAATTCAACCTGAAAATTAAATTATAGTATGTTTTAACCGAGCTTGAAATTTGAATGAAAAATAGTATACATGCTATTGACATGACAAAAATCAGCTGAACAGTTGCCGCAGGTGACTATACTCATAATCTTGTCTGTCACGGTGTTGTTCCACTCTTCCTTTTGGCAAGAAGTTTCAGTGACGTTCCATTGTGTAATGTTTAATTTCGTAGATATTGTTCGAAGAATTCCAACtgttaaataaaaaattccacCCAATTAGCATAATGTAATAAACATTGTCAACTTCAATTACTATTTCTTCAACAGCATGTTTattcattaatttttataaaaaaaaaatcacccaTTATTCGGCATAAGTAAATTTCTCGACTTTGAAGCTCCTTTACAAATTTAATGTAAGTGAAAGAATTTAGAAATATGACATTTA
The DNA window shown above is from Euphorbia lathyris chromosome 1, ddEupLath1.1, whole genome shotgun sequence and carries:
- the LOC136225872 gene encoding probable LRR receptor-like serine/threonine-protein kinase At1g53430 isoform X1, which codes for MASAVVSKILYVIAFEILIMQLGSLAQTLPLSPDEVGILRTISTKLNITQWNVTETSCQKEEWNNTVTDKIMSIVTCGNCSADFCHVNSILMKGFSLSGAIPPEFGNLSHLVEIDLSRNYLYGTIPTRLAQLPNLRKLSLLGNRLNGSIPPEIANISTLEELVLENNLLGGPLPRNLGNLRNLKRLLLSANNFTGVIPDTFGNIKNLADFRIDGNTLSGKIPDFIGNWTNLTRLDLQGTSMEGPIPANISLLTKLEQLRISDLSGPGSKIPNLQAMANLELLVLRNCLINDSIPKYLGELSKLETLDLTFNRLTGTIPSSLQSAEKLKDMFLTNNSLTGEVHGWILNGNDKNYDLSYNNFTVPVSRSCQSDYLNLASSFSSSASNEISWCMKKGLTCSQNPEHHSLFINCGGPRVSFQNNQYQEDSSGGGPSSFVPFAEQWAYSSTGLYMNKDDAPFIAQNNFNLNISDGEIYQTARLAPLSLKYYALCLRPASSYKVQLHFAEIMYTSNQSFTSLGRRIFDVSIQGNVVRKDYNIMEKAGGVGIGTTEVFENVTIDSTTLEIHLYWAGQGTTAIPDRGVYGPLISAITITPNYKIDDGSGGLSVGAIIGIVAATCFVVMLILIALRMKGYLGGKTPEDNNELRGLDLQTGYFTLRQIKRATNNFDPTFKIGEGGFGPVYKGVLSDGVVIAVKQLSSKSKQGNREFVNEIGMISALQHPNLVKLYGCCIEGNQLLLVYEYLENNCLARALFGPEEHRIKLDWQRRKKIALGIAKGLAYLHEESRLKIVHRDIKATNVLLDKDLNAKISDFGLAKLDEEENTHISTRIAGTIGYMAPEYAMRGYLTDKADVYSFGVVLLEIVSGKSNTNYRPKDEFVYLLDWAYVLQEQGNLLELVDPLLGSNFSKEEARRILTLGLLCTNPSPTLRPSMSSVVNMVEGKIPVQAPIIKRGSIDEEARFKAFEILSQDSQTNYSNFSQESQAHQDGPWIDSSVSLPSKDEISDDHSEGRLLTD
- the LOC136225872 gene encoding probable LRR receptor-like serine/threonine-protein kinase At1g53430 isoform X2, whose translation is MSIACILFFIQISSSVKTYYNLIFSLMKGFSLSGAIPPEFGNLSHLVEIDLSRNYLYGTIPTRLAQLPNLRKLSLLGNRLNGSIPPEIANISTLEELVLENNLLGGPLPRNLGNLRNLKRLLLSANNFTGVIPDTFGNIKNLADFRIDGNTLSGKIPDFIGNWTNLTRLDLQGTSMEGPIPANISLLTKLEQLRISDLSGPGSKIPNLQAMANLELLVLRNCLINDSIPKYLGELSKLETLDLTFNRLTGTIPSSLQSAEKLKDMFLTNNSLTGEVHGWILNGNDKNYDLSYNNFTVPVSRSCQSDYLNLASSFSSSASNEISWCMKKGLTCSQNPEHHSLFINCGGPRVSFQNNQYQEDSSGGGPSSFVPFAEQWAYSSTGLYMNKDDAPFIAQNNFNLNISDGEIYQTARLAPLSLKYYALCLRPASSYKVQLHFAEIMYTSNQSFTSLGRRIFDVSIQGNVVRKDYNIMEKAGGVGIGTTEVFENVTIDSTTLEIHLYWAGQGTTAIPDRGVYGPLISAITITPNYKIDDGSGGLSVGAIIGIVAATCFVVMLILIALRMKGYLGGKTPEDNNELRGLDLQTGYFTLRQIKRATNNFDPTFKIGEGGFGPVYKGVLSDGVVIAVKQLSSKSKQGNREFVNEIGMISALQHPNLVKLYGCCIEGNQLLLVYEYLENNCLARALFGPEEHRIKLDWQRRKKIALGIAKGLAYLHEESRLKIVHRDIKATNVLLDKDLNAKISDFGLAKLDEEENTHISTRIAGTIGYMAPEYAMRGYLTDKADVYSFGVVLLEIVSGKSNTNYRPKDEFVYLLDWAYVLQEQGNLLELVDPLLGSNFSKEEARRILTLGLLCTNPSPTLRPSMSSVVNMVEGKIPVQAPIIKRGSIDEEARFKAFEILSQDSQTNYSNFSQESQAHQDGPWIDSSVSLPSKDEISDDHSEGRLLTD